In Cynocephalus volans isolate mCynVol1 chromosome 16, mCynVol1.pri, whole genome shotgun sequence, the following proteins share a genomic window:
- the LOC134364522 gene encoding prorelaxin-like, translated as MPRPFLFHVLGVWLLLSQIPRAISAGWMDEVIKLCGRELARAEIDICGNMYYYRERTGVRQKETPRQSGPPAGESARPPSPEKEQNARIANSLNREELGALPTGHPGRRGGQNGEAGEPGRIKLPTDPQEAGAFPDPRGKLRARELAGWGWAPGPASQTDRKGAVSRWAAHQRFCDPEQITPSSIYEDSTSPSEYLGFGTHSRRKRQIHRSLNQQCCNFGCTRKHIARAC; from the exons ATGCCGCGCCCGTTCTTGTTCCACGTCCTGGGAGTCTGGCTGCTGCTGAGCCAGATTCCCAGAGCAATCTCAGCCGGGTGGATGGACGAAGTTATCAAGCTGTGCGGCCGCGAGTTAGCCCGCGCCGAGATCGACATCTGCGGCAACATGTACTACTACAGGGAGAGAACAGGGGTGAGGCAGAAGGAAACCCCTCGCCAATCTGGACCACCTGCCGGTGAGAGCGCCCGCCCTCCG TCACCAGAGAAGGAGCAAAATGCGAGAATAGCAAACAGCCTCAACAGAGAGGAGCTCGGTGCCCTTCCCACAGGGCATCCAGGGCGACGGGGTGGGCAGAATGGGGAAGCTGGGGAGCCGGGGCGGATAAAGCTGCCTACAGACCCGCAGGAGGCGGGCGCATTCCCTGACCCCAGAGGAAAGCTGAGGGCCAGAGAGCTGGCGGGCTGGGGATGGGCACCTGGACCTGCGTCTCAGACAGACAGGAAAGGGGCCGTGAGCCGGTGGGCTGCTCATCAGCGTTTTTGCGATCCGGAAC AAATCACGCCATCCTCCATCTATGAAGACAGTACTTCACCATCAGAATACCTCGGCTTTGGTACTCATTCCCGAAGAAAGAGACAGATCCATCGCTCCCTGAATCAGCAATGTTGCAACTTTGGTTGTACCAGAAAACATATTGCTAGAGCATGCTGA